The nucleotide sequence gaAATACCACGGATTCCAGAGCATACGCAGAAGCTCTGGCATGAACCCTTTTAATGGGGTCAACGTGACACCTGCGAGTGGTATCATAGGTACTCATTAAGAATGGAGTGAAATGGAACTCCATTTGGAGGGTATAAATTTTACACCAAAAAAGAGAATGTTCTAAAGAACAAGTTGCTTATTCCCCTAAAGGAGTTGTGACGTCAACATCATAGATGGGACCAATGGTGGTATGTGCCCGCTCGTTCCCATGGACATGCTCGCTGAAGGGGGAAACCCCGCACATAACCACGTCACGTTTAGCAGCGAGTTGGCCTTGCTCTGGAAAGAAAGTGTTGCGACTTGCGCTACACCACAGCCGATAAACAGGACTCGAAATGTGCGAGGAGTGAACACTCAATGGAGTTCTCATAAGTTGCAAGCCGCCTTTTATGCGTGCAAACATCCCTCTAACGTGTGCATGTATCGACACCATGTTTGTAAAGCGTCTAACGTAATTTGACAATGTTAGCATACATGTTGTTACATACAGCTGTTGCTACCATGCCAACGTTACGTTGGCATGGTAACAACAGCCGACGGTAATGCGATGCCGAGCCagcagctcatggcaaggcggacaccGCCCCGCAGCACAGCTAGGACTCTTGTAAGCGTcgctagggtggctctcttcccgctcCGCAGGTCGGAGTCGCGTTCAAGTTagctctgcttcgagctgtacctgGAAGTTTGCTAGAACGATCCCCTGGTCTCGTTGGTGCCACTCACACACACTAAAAGCGCTAAGAAGACAtacaacaaacagaacacagaGCACACGAAGCACTTCGTACACTTGGCAAATGCTGCAACAAACTCAGTCGCCCAAATTCTGTAATAGTCATCTGTTATGAGTACGACTTAGAGAATTTTAGCTGTCCCTTGTTTTTTTCGTTGCCGACGACTAATGCTGATTCCATAGCCAACTCGACAACAAATATTGGTGAAATCTGTAAAAATCGGGCAGATGCTAAACTGTCGATACCAGATATGTGAGGACAGCACAGAATCTGAATACTAGAAGTTATTCGAAGACTTTCCTAGAACTCCTTACGATCTTCCTCTCCTTAGAACACTTTTCTCGGTGTACATTCAAAATGCATTTCTAGCACATTTCTAGCATACCGACCAATTATACAACAACCTCAATACGGTTACCTATATTATATGCTGCACAACGAAGTTAAATACACTGTGTTAGTCACATTAGTCACAGCGCTGGTTACTGTATCTGGTTACTGATCTGAACGAGCTGAGGGGTTAAGTAACGAACAACTATTAGGTTTTTATTTCTACCTGCCTTACTGCGGACCGAATGAACGTGGTACTGCTGCCCCCCGTTGCAGTCTTCCCAGAGGCAGGGCACTGCCCCGTCGGAGGATCTCTCTTCCCGCGCCTGGTAAGCTCGGTATGCGGCCACAAGCAACGCCCACTCTTCGCGTACCTGAAGGATGGATGCGTACTGGATGCGGGCGTTGAACATCAGGATGACAATGTAGATGACGAACAGGAGGATAAGAACTAGTGCTTCGTACCTGTAATGGTTAGATGGCTTCAGTGACTTGTAAGGACTATCCACAGTAAATTCAGAACGCATCATGAAGCCGCAACGCCATTCAGGCAGCTTCTATTCGGTTGGAAGGTCTACGTATTTACGTTGCCATAAAAAGCCTGAGTATCCTGAAATTGCTGCTTGAAAGCCGTTGTGCAGTAGTATAAGCAGTgggtgactttttcgggttaaacccgattccgcgcggttattcccccccgaactgacctccggcGAAttggggttaaacccgatttctctccgaattCCGGTCACTATGAAAGCgaaatttccactgaagacgaacaaaggtcgccacgtatgacacatgtaagaatgggtcacttacgatcccagcaatacaccgatgtgtgtcaacactgtctatgccttcggggattaccgctggaaggtcaggataccgcaaaaaaaaaaaagaaagaaacataaAAGAGGGCTtgggaaaggacttaatagacaagaggagagacaaaaacacccgaaggcacaattatcgcccgatttctccccgaattacagatttaaaaatagcgcccgatttgtacctcccgaatctgagaaaggcatttcacccgaaaaagtcactccctaagtatAAGTAAGAGTCAGTTTCCGTACTCGCTTAAGgctatttttgtttttatgggaGTTACAGAAACCTTTAATTTAAACTATcttatttactcgcataataaACGCATTGTCACCCAAAAACGTAGGGCTTTCCGGGGGAGGAGGGGGGTGCGTTAATTGCGCGATGAATAAATCCGGCGCCCTAGTCGGATGTGTGCTTATTATGCGAGAAAAGACTGCATTAAAATTCCAACAGCTTAGGAAAAGTGTGCTGATGTCACGATTCCTGGCATCAGCACATTTCCCCCCGAGTTATTTGAATCTCATTGTTTCTTGGACGTTGGAGAAGTTGTTTGTGATGTCTATGTTTCATTTTCTTCACGGCATCTAAAAAGTACGCATAGAATCACGACAACATGAGTATTCCTCGTATGAAGCTCTAGCAACTCACCACTGGACGACGTTGTTGCTGATGACTCCTATGAGAGCAATCACAGTTACTGCGTACATGGTGCAGTCACGTGTGACAGGGAACCAATCAACATGCACGTCCTAAGGATACGAGTCAGCTTTAGACTTGAGCGGGCGAGTTATCGTGGGGATGTCCACTGCAGTGTCCGGCTTGCGGCACTGGAAACAGCACTTACATTTTTCCAGACGGCGAGTCCCACAACGCCCGTTACGCCGAGAACGTTGAAGACTGCCGACCCCACGATAGTGCCCACCCCGATGTCGCCCTCGGTTATGAACGAACCTGACAAAGAGTGCAAAGGACGTAGTAGACCCAGACAATATTAGCAGTCTTACGTAAGCCACATAACGCGCAGACACATGCGTGTATCAATGAAAAGATCGATATCAAGAGCAGAAGTTCGTTACACAAACTGTAAATGCGAATAAAATTcgaatgaggcttgtgcagtgacgtcatgtttggtcacgtgacactgaAACACATACTGCCGCTCCGGAGTTACAGTTGGAGGGTATGCCCGAAATTACGAGAGAAATTTGGAAAAACACACGCTGCTGCCTCAGCGATTAGACGCCTGTGATTCATATCCCTGGTTCTCCCACGTCACGTGACTCCAAGGCTACGCCTGACGTCATCTACACAAGCCTCATTTGAACTCATCCGGAGGAAGGCGAGTGAACTGCAAAATATACCACGTGAGAACGCGCCCGCTCTGCGACTGCAGCACGCGTCAGCACGTGGTGGCTGATTCCTTACATGTGAAAAAGCAAACCACTGAACCAAAACTCCGTTCCATGTACTGCCCTTGCACTTACCTATGACTGAAGAGAATAACTCGGGGGCTGAAGTGCCCACTGCCATGAAAGTAGCTCCTGCGACATCGCTGGGAACCTTAAGAACTGAAACGCGCATACGGTGCCATTAGTGGTGATAATTTTATCAATGTGTCTCGTTGTTCCTACAACATTTGTGTAAGCCAATAACGATTACGAGCAGTAACCCAAGCAGcagaatgtactgaaagtcgagtgcaataggggtggacgggtaggtggaaggccttgaacagactcgtgaaactgaagacattgataagacacataccgtccaaccctattgcactcgactttcagtacattatgcGGCTTGGGAAGTGTCCTCGTCTCCGCCAGTTCTCAACTTTGCAGGCTTCAATATTATGCCACATCCCCACCAGGCGGCGAGGAAAGATGTGTGTATGATATAATACGCGCTTACAATCAGCGATTAGCTCCAATGAAGGGACAAAATAATCGTCGCAGATGTAAGCCAAGATGCCGCAGAGATAAAAGACGATAATGAAATGCAGAATGACTCCTCCTTGCCGTCGTTGCTCTTGCGTCAAGAAGTCGCTCGGGAAGTCGTTGATGGAGCTTGGAATGCAGCGAGGACTAGGTGTCGTTCCCGGGACATCAGTGAAGTTGTCCTCGCTGGATAATACGCGGCGGAGGATGTGTCCTGCATCGAAACGCCAAGTGTGGGTCAAAGAAGCGAAGAAGGCACGGAGGATTCAAAAATATTGATGGCACCGTTCACCGCATCTGTTATTTGACAGAAAAGTTTTTCTCTGGGGACCTAGTCAAACAGAAGTCTAATGAAGATGTGTAAGGGATTAAGTCCCAGGAACCCACAACCAGTTCGATATTTCTTCCTTTCTTGTGAAGGTTATTCTTCAACAAAGCGTATATTGTATCCTCAAGACAAAGCAGGCAGTGCAACTGAAACAACTTTTACACTATTTTCCCTTTCACACGCAGGGCCAAATAAAACTTGTCGGCTTCAGCCAACTGTCGCATACGACGCGTGTACAAGGCCGAGGATAGGGAGTGCACGTGCAACCTCAGAGAACCATGAGGGACAGGTGTCCCGTCTACCCCCTCCCTTTTCCTGCGCGCCAGAAGTCCCTCCCACCATTTCAACAGAAAATGCCAACGTTACGTTGCACGACAAGCTCGGCGGGACTGCAATCCCACATGCGGCTACAAAACTGATGTTTCCTAAGCCTAACTGCTCGCGGTGTCCGCTCGCCTACGGTCCAAAGAACTTTCCCATTTTCCTCAAGAACTACATGGTCTGCCTTACCTTTGACACCTGCTCCGTGAACATCTCCGGAACCTGCTCCTTGGAAACTACGATTCAGGAAAAACGCGACCAGCGCCAAAGAAGGCAGAATCCAAGCAATCCGCCGCCGAGCGAACAGTCTTGTTTTCATAGTAGAAACAGTTTCGACAGATGGCAGACGACATCCTGATGACAAGGGTATGCGAAGGCCAATACATCTTATCTGTGTGCGTCATTGTCAGATATGCTCGACTTGCTTATCGTCTTACCAGATCAGCGCGCGGCACCATTTTCCCGTACCGTCCGGTCCGCGTTTTATCTGGTTTTATCCAGTTGCAGCACGATTTAGTGATTGTGTTTGCTCGCCTTGTTTAAAAGGAACTATTTTGTGTAAGGGAAAGACATCCGCATATGTCCACGTGAGGGCAAAGTATCCAAAGTGAGGCAGTCATTCAAAGAGTTACTGACAACAGTGCCTTTATTAGT is from Ornithodoros turicata isolate Travis chromosome 8, ASM3712646v1, whole genome shotgun sequence and encodes:
- the LOC135367271 gene encoding sodium/potassium/calcium exchanger 3-like isoform X1 → MKTRLFARRRIAWILPSLALVAFFLNRSFQGAGSGDVHGAGVKGHILRRVLSSEDNFTDVPGTTPSPRCIPSSINDFPSDFLTQEQRRQGGVILHFIIVFYLCGILAYICDDYFVPSLELIADFLKVPSDVAGATFMAVGTSAPELFSSVIGSFITEGDIGVGTIVGSAVFNVLGVTGVVGLAVWKNDVHVDWFPVTRDCTMYAVTVIALIGVISNNVVQWYEALVLILLFVIYIVILMFNARIQYASILQVREEWALLVAAYRAYQAREERSSDGAVPCLWEDCNGGQQYHVHSVRSKVDLVKQKWFGSTGSVQKENEPTEETPLLGSAQHRQSVHRADARSYDTVAGLVYVSPKDSLPVSDAVTPTDDSEEDSLWSYPSGSLLKRASWVLFWPARLLLRFTIPDCRSEEKERWSGVTFVMSVAWIGGVSYLAVWMVTIIGYTLGIPDSVSGITILAAGTSVPELISSVIVARTGLGNMAICNLLGSNIFDILFCLGVPWLIKTLVSPTKSLAINSSALTYTTVALLSTVLLMFVTFLVARWKLNYKVGFTCIVMYVMFIIIACMYELNVFGEFSLPPCA